Proteins from a genomic interval of Anatilimnocola floriformis:
- the dapA gene encoding 4-hydroxy-tetrahydrodipicolinate synthase has translation MARKGSEFAGLWVAITTPLKDGQLDEAKLKEQVEFQIAAGTHGLCPVGTTGESPTLSHEEHERVISIVVQTARGRCKVMPGTGSNSTAEALRLTKWAAKEGADAALVVGPYYNKPTQEGFYQHYKAIAEQVGIPLCVYNIPGRTGKNIEPETFIRFDELPNITLVKEATGSLDQASQILSATKLSILSGDDSLTLPLLSVGGEGVISVVGNIVPKDMIALLNAWKKSDVAEAEKWHHKLFHLCRDMLGLSTNPIPLKAAMKMLGRDTGELRLPMTALDAAGEAKLKKTLTNYGLL, from the coding sequence ATGGCTCGGAAAGGTTCGGAGTTCGCGGGTTTGTGGGTTGCAATCACCACGCCTCTCAAAGATGGCCAGTTGGACGAAGCCAAACTCAAGGAACAGGTCGAATTCCAGATCGCCGCCGGCACGCACGGGCTGTGCCCCGTCGGCACGACTGGCGAATCGCCCACCCTCTCGCACGAAGAACACGAGCGGGTCATTTCGATCGTCGTGCAAACCGCCCGCGGCCGTTGCAAGGTCATGCCCGGCACCGGCTCGAACAGCACGGCCGAAGCCCTGCGTCTGACCAAGTGGGCTGCCAAAGAAGGCGCCGATGCCGCCCTCGTGGTCGGTCCTTATTACAACAAGCCGACGCAAGAAGGCTTTTATCAGCACTACAAAGCCATTGCCGAACAGGTCGGCATTCCGCTCTGCGTCTACAACATTCCGGGCCGCACCGGCAAGAACATCGAGCCGGAAACGTTCATTCGTTTCGACGAACTGCCGAACATCACGCTCGTGAAGGAAGCGACCGGTTCGCTCGATCAGGCTTCGCAAATCCTGAGCGCGACCAAGCTCTCGATTCTCAGTGGCGACGACAGCCTGACGCTGCCGCTCCTCTCCGTCGGTGGCGAAGGGGTCATTTCCGTCGTCGGCAACATCGTGCCGAAGGATATGATCGCGCTGCTGAATGCCTGGAAGAAGAGCGATGTCGCCGAAGCAGAAAAGTGGCATCACAAGTTGTTCCACCTCTGCCGCGACATGTTGGGCCTCTCGACCAATCCCATCCCGCTCAAAGCCGCCATGAAAATGCTCGGCCGCGACACCGGCGAACTGCGCTTGCCGATGACGGCGCTGGATGCAGCCGGCGAAGCGAAGCTGAAGAAGACGCTGACGAACTACGGGCTGCTGTAA
- a CDS encoding transglutaminase family protein — protein sequence MAIRVALHHRTSYRFDRPVTLLPHVVRLRPAPHCRTPILSYSLKVQPEEQFLNWQQDPYSNYLARLVFPKPATEAVFEVDLVAEMTTHNPFDFFIDDSAQQSPFKYDAILTRELQPYLEAEAPGPLLSQLIAESRKSAIKTIDYLVELNQKIQSRLKYLIRLEPGIQSCEETLTLGSGSCRDYSWLLVNLLRHLGLAARFVSGYLIQLTADVKSLDGPSGTEVDFTDLHAWTEVFIPGAGWIGLDSTSGLLAGEGHLPLACAADPTSAAPITGSWQKLEGDTGDVKVEQEFKFEMKVTRIHEDPRVTKPYTDRQWNSIETLGAQIDDELRAGDCRLTMGGEPTFVAIDNRDADEWNTAALGPHKRKLAGVLFRKMRDHFAPQGLLHFSQGKWYPGESLPRWAFSCYWRKDGQPLWRDPALVAADHGEYKFTDRDAQKFTQVLARRLGVEAGHEIPGYEDVWYYMWRERRLPTNVDPLQNNLADKEERARLAKIFDHGLEKVIGYALPVQRIHTREGSYWVSGSWFLRREHMFLIPGDSPMGFRLPLDSIPWVAPGDMFKPEEIDPTAPLPPLPSAVDGNYWSPQSGDLLARYNPPYPNQGYPNQSPRSIWEQNFGPGAGPGNGSANGRGNPNDRRGETLVRFQTQGDNRPEPGKSAAGIVRTALCVESRNGTMFVFMPPLGLLEDYLDLVAAIEATANELNIPVQLEGYGPPHDSRLQNFSVTPDPGVIEVNIHPATNWEELAANTEALYQLAHESRLSAEKFMLDGKHTGTGGGNHIVIGGPTPTESPILQRPDLLRSLVSYWHNHPSLSYLFSGLFLGPTSQAPRVDEARNDSLYELEIAFQELRLEGNVKPWLVDRVFRHLLTDLTGNTHRAEFCIDKLYSPDGYAGRRGLLEMRAFEMPPHWQMSLVQQLLLRSLIARFWHEPYRAKLVRWGTELHDRFALPHFIQHDLQDVLYELRQAGFPLQEAWFAPHLEFRFPLLGEISQRNVKLELRQAIEPWHVLGEESSSSGTARYVDSSVERLQVKVTGLTDSRHVIACNGRRVPLHPTGVNGEFVAGVRYRAWQPPSCLHPTIGSHAPLVFDLLDTWLNRSIGGCTYHVAHPGGMSYDTFPVNANAAEGRRHSRFLAMGHTPGSGFVMPTEERIPEAPLTLDLRTTPTMQQDLIAPDLQNGAARYLGNGSVANANLQPGMERKMSPSGPFRSRLSAAFEGERYD from the coding sequence ATGGCCATCCGCGTTGCTCTGCACCACCGTACTTCGTATCGCTTCGACCGGCCTGTAACGCTGCTGCCGCACGTCGTTCGCCTGCGGCCGGCGCCGCACTGCCGCACGCCGATTTTGAGCTATTCGCTGAAGGTGCAGCCCGAGGAGCAATTTCTCAACTGGCAGCAGGATCCTTACAGCAATTACCTGGCGCGGCTCGTCTTTCCCAAGCCGGCCACGGAAGCCGTCTTCGAAGTCGACCTCGTCGCCGAGATGACGACGCACAACCCGTTCGACTTCTTCATCGACGACAGCGCTCAGCAGTCACCGTTCAAGTACGACGCCATCCTCACCCGCGAATTGCAGCCCTACCTCGAAGCCGAAGCGCCTGGCCCGCTCCTCAGCCAGTTGATTGCCGAGAGCCGCAAGAGCGCCATCAAGACGATCGATTACCTCGTCGAGCTCAATCAGAAAATTCAAAGCCGGCTGAAGTATCTGATTCGCCTCGAGCCCGGCATTCAATCGTGCGAAGAAACGCTCACGCTCGGCTCGGGCAGCTGCCGCGATTACTCGTGGCTGCTCGTGAACTTGCTGCGGCATCTCGGTTTGGCCGCGCGGTTTGTCTCGGGCTACCTGATTCAATTGACTGCCGATGTGAAGTCGCTCGACGGCCCGAGCGGCACCGAGGTCGATTTCACCGACTTGCACGCTTGGACCGAAGTCTTCATTCCCGGCGCGGGCTGGATCGGCCTCGATTCGACGAGCGGTCTTCTCGCCGGCGAAGGTCACTTGCCGCTCGCCTGCGCCGCCGATCCGACTTCGGCAGCGCCGATCACCGGAAGTTGGCAGAAGCTGGAAGGGGACACCGGCGATGTCAAAGTCGAGCAGGAATTCAAGTTTGAAATGAAGGTCACGCGGATCCACGAAGATCCGCGCGTGACCAAGCCTTACACCGACCGCCAGTGGAACTCGATCGAAACGCTCGGCGCACAGATCGACGATGAACTGCGGGCCGGCGATTGCCGACTGACGATGGGTGGCGAACCAACGTTTGTGGCCATCGACAATCGCGATGCCGACGAATGGAACACGGCGGCGCTCGGGCCGCACAAGCGCAAGCTCGCCGGTGTGTTGTTTCGCAAAATGCGCGATCACTTCGCGCCGCAAGGTTTGCTCCACTTCAGCCAAGGAAAGTGGTATCCCGGCGAATCGTTGCCGCGCTGGGCGTTCAGCTGTTATTGGCGCAAAGACGGTCAGCCGCTGTGGCGCGATCCGGCGCTCGTCGCCGCGGATCATGGTGAGTACAAGTTCACCGATCGCGATGCGCAGAAATTTACGCAGGTTCTCGCGCGGCGATTGGGCGTCGAAGCCGGCCACGAAATTCCCGGTTACGAAGACGTTTGGTATTACATGTGGCGTGAGCGGCGGCTGCCGACGAATGTCGACCCGCTGCAGAACAATCTCGCCGATAAAGAAGAGCGGGCCCGCCTCGCCAAGATTTTTGACCACGGCTTGGAAAAGGTCATCGGCTATGCATTGCCGGTGCAGCGGATTCACACTCGCGAAGGTTCGTACTGGGTCAGCGGCAGTTGGTTCCTCCGCCGCGAACACATGTTTCTGATCCCCGGCGATTCGCCGATGGGTTTCCGTTTGCCGCTCGATAGCATTCCTTGGGTCGCCCCCGGCGACATGTTCAAGCCGGAAGAGATCGATCCCACCGCGCCGCTGCCGCCGTTGCCGTCTGCCGTCGACGGCAATTATTGGTCGCCGCAGTCGGGCGATTTGTTGGCCCGCTACAACCCGCCCTATCCGAATCAGGGTTACCCCAATCAATCGCCGCGCTCGATTTGGGAACAGAACTTCGGTCCTGGTGCTGGCCCTGGCAATGGTTCGGCCAATGGCCGAGGAAATCCCAACGATCGCCGCGGCGAAACGCTCGTGCGTTTTCAAACGCAGGGCGACAATCGTCCAGAGCCCGGCAAGTCGGCGGCGGGCATTGTGCGGACCGCGCTATGTGTCGAATCTCGCAACGGCACGATGTTTGTCTTCATGCCGCCGCTCGGTTTGCTCGAGGATTATCTCGATCTCGTCGCTGCCATCGAAGCGACCGCGAATGAGTTGAACATCCCAGTCCAGCTCGAAGGCTATGGCCCGCCGCACGATTCGCGGCTGCAGAATTTCTCGGTCACGCCCGACCCGGGTGTCATCGAAGTCAACATTCATCCCGCGACGAACTGGGAAGAACTCGCCGCAAACACCGAGGCGCTCTATCAGCTGGCCCATGAGTCGCGACTGTCGGCTGAGAAGTTCATGCTCGACGGCAAGCACACCGGCACCGGCGGCGGCAATCACATTGTCATCGGTGGTCCGACGCCGACCGAAAGCCCGATTCTGCAGCGGCCTGATTTGCTCCGCAGCCTGGTTTCGTACTGGCACAACCATCCGTCGCTGTCGTACTTGTTCTCAGGCTTATTCCTCGGCCCGACGAGTCAGGCGCCGCGCGTCGATGAAGCCCGCAATGATTCGCTCTACGAGCTCGAAATCGCGTTTCAAGAACTGCGGCTCGAAGGCAATGTGAAGCCTTGGCTTGTCGATCGTGTTTTCCGTCACTTGCTGACCGATCTAACGGGCAATACGCACCGCGCCGAGTTCTGCATCGACAAGTTGTATTCGCCGGATGGCTATGCTGGTCGCCGCGGCTTGCTTGAAATGCGAGCCTTCGAAATGCCGCCGCACTGGCAGATGAGCCTGGTGCAACAATTGTTGTTGCGTTCGCTCATCGCTCGCTTCTGGCATGAACCCTATCGCGCCAAGCTCGTCCGCTGGGGCACCGAACTGCACGATCGTTTCGCACTGCCGCACTTCATTCAACATGATTTGCAGGATGTGCTGTACGAACTTCGGCAGGCCGGTTTCCCGCTGCAAGAAGCCTGGTTTGCGCCGCACTTGGAATTCCGCTTCCCGTTACTCGGCGAAATCTCGCAGCGCAACGTGAAGCTCGAATTGCGGCAAGCCATCGAACCGTGGCACGTCCTCGGCGAAGAAAGCTCGAGCAGCGGCACGGCCCGGTATGTCGACTCGTCGGTCGAACGACTGCAAGTGAAAGTCACCGGCCTGACCGACTCGCGACACGTCATCGCGTGCAATGGCCGCCGTGTTCCGCTCCATCCGACGGGCGTGAATGGCGAGTTTGTTGCCGGCGTTCGTTATCGCGCCTGGCAACCACCATCGTGCTTACATCCGACCATCGGCAGCCACGCGCCACTGGTGTTCGACCTGCTCGATACCTGGCTGAACCGTTCCATCGGCGGCTGCACTTATCACGTCGCTCACCCGGGCGGCATGAGTTACGACACCTTCCCCGTCAACGCCAACGCAGCCGAGGGGCGGCGACATAGTCGCTTCCTGGCGATGGGGCACACTCCTGGGAGCGGCTTTGTAATGCCAACCGAAGAACGTATTCCCGAAGCCCCCCTGACGCTCGATCTGCGTACCACGCCGACGATGCAACAGGACCTGATCGCTCCCGACCTGCAAAACGGCGCGGCGCGCTACCTCGGCAACGGCTCGGTTGCCAACGCCAATCTGCAACCGGGAATGGAACGCAAGATGTCGCCATCCGGGCCATTCCGTAGTCGTCTATCGGCAGCCTTTGAAGGTGAACGTTACGACTGA
- the glmS gene encoding glutamine--fructose-6-phosphate transaminase (isomerizing), whose protein sequence is MCGIVAYVGHRQAAEFLIDGLRRLEYRGYDSAGLATVSSDRRLHVLKAVGKVDALAEKLKRHWAPGTIGVGHTRWATHGAPTEVNAHPHRGGDDCVVLAHNGVIENYRLLKDQLEEEGYKFVSATDTEVVAHLVASCYDKLRALETEANDDPYALPIAAINEATSKLRGTYGLAILLRDYPGVIFAARQGSPLVIGVGNHEHWVASDASPLAGRTDKIVYLADRQLAVITADSLHVLERDIGTVSHSVEALNIVADDVGLEGFPHYMLKEIYEQPDSLTAAMRGRLNDVDATAVFGGLNLSPQQLRSVNRIILTACGTSWHAALVGEYLMEELARIPVEVEYASELRYRNPPVDQGTLLFAITQSGETADTLAALREMKRKGHPSLAICNVIGSTIAQEADGGVYLHAGPEIGVASTKAYTSQVVTLTMLALYFGRLRHLSFEAGQRIIAQLRKLPDLVRETLEVNNEVRRIAAKYCHADNFLYLGRQFNFPTGLEGALKLKEISYIHAEGYPAAEMKHGPIALVDEHTPSVFVMPQGGVYEKVMSNLEEIKARGGPVIAIAAKGDKEIARLADDVIYVPECEEFLSPLINIVPLQLLAYHIAVLRGCDVDKPRNLAKSVTVE, encoded by the coding sequence ATGTGCGGCATTGTGGCTTACGTGGGGCATCGGCAGGCGGCGGAGTTTTTGATCGACGGGTTGCGGCGGTTGGAATACCGCGGCTATGACTCGGCCGGCCTGGCCACTGTCTCGAGCGATCGCCGGTTGCACGTGCTGAAGGCTGTCGGCAAGGTCGACGCCCTCGCCGAGAAATTGAAGCGACACTGGGCCCCGGGCACGATCGGCGTCGGTCACACCCGCTGGGCCACGCACGGTGCGCCGACAGAAGTGAATGCTCACCCGCACCGCGGCGGCGACGATTGCGTGGTGCTCGCGCACAACGGCGTGATCGAGAACTATCGCCTGCTGAAGGATCAGCTGGAAGAAGAAGGTTACAAGTTCGTTTCGGCGACCGACACCGAAGTGGTTGCACATCTGGTTGCCAGTTGTTACGACAAGTTGCGAGCGCTGGAAACGGAAGCCAACGACGATCCTTATGCGCTGCCGATCGCGGCGATCAATGAAGCGACCAGCAAGCTCCGCGGCACTTATGGCTTGGCCATTTTGCTGCGGGATTATCCCGGCGTGATCTTTGCCGCCCGGCAAGGAAGCCCGCTGGTGATCGGCGTGGGTAATCATGAACACTGGGTGGCCAGCGATGCTTCGCCGCTCGCGGGCCGCACCGACAAGATCGTCTATCTGGCCGATCGGCAGTTAGCCGTGATCACTGCTGATTCGCTGCATGTGCTAGAGCGCGATATCGGCACGGTTTCGCACTCGGTCGAAGCCCTCAACATCGTTGCCGACGACGTCGGTCTCGAAGGCTTTCCGCATTACATGCTCAAGGAAATCTATGAGCAGCCCGATTCGCTCACGGCTGCCATGCGTGGCCGGTTGAACGATGTCGATGCCACGGCGGTCTTCGGCGGTTTGAACCTCTCGCCGCAGCAGCTCCGCTCGGTGAATCGGATCATTCTTACCGCCTGTGGCACGAGCTGGCATGCAGCCCTCGTCGGCGAATACTTGATGGAAGAGCTGGCCCGCATTCCCGTCGAAGTGGAATATGCCAGCGAGCTGCGTTATCGCAATCCGCCCGTCGATCAAGGGACGCTCCTCTTTGCCATCACGCAGAGCGGCGAAACGGCAGACACGCTCGCCGCGCTCCGCGAGATGAAACGCAAAGGCCATCCTTCGCTGGCCATCTGCAACGTCATCGGCAGCACGATCGCTCAAGAAGCCGACGGCGGCGTCTATTTGCACGCTGGTCCCGAAATCGGCGTGGCTTCGACCAAGGCTTACACGTCGCAGGTCGTTACGCTCACCATGCTCGCGCTCTACTTCGGTCGGCTGCGGCATCTCAGCTTTGAAGCCGGCCAGCGGATCATTGCTCAGCTGCGGAAGCTGCCGGATCTGGTGCGCGAGACGCTCGAGGTCAACAACGAAGTTCGCCGCATCGCTGCCAAGTATTGCCACGCCGACAACTTCCTCTACCTCGGCCGGCAGTTCAATTTCCCGACAGGCCTCGAAGGCGCTTTGAAGCTCAAGGAAATCAGCTACATCCACGCCGAGGGCTACCCCGCCGCGGAAATGAAGCACGGGCCGATCGCCCTCGTCGACGAACACACGCCGAGCGTCTTCGTCATGCCGCAGGGTGGCGTGTATGAAAAGGTGATGTCGAACCTGGAAGAGATCAAAGCCCGCGGCGGTCCGGTCATCGCCATCGCCGCCAAGGGTGACAAGGAAATCGCCCGCCTGGCCGACGACGTGATCTACGTGCCCGAGTGCGAAGAGTTTCTCTCGCCGCTGATCAACATCGTGCCGCTGCAGCTGCTGGCCTATCACATCGCCGTCCTCCGCGGCTGTGATGTGGATAAGCCGCGTAATCTGGCGAAGAGTGTGACGGTGGAGTAG